The following are encoded in a window of Roseofilum casamattae BLCC-M143 genomic DNA:
- a CDS encoding cache domain-containing protein, producing the protein MSIERLLRSSLIALVGLNLIIVGGISTGLVRNLQEEKTRELQQERVWAIARDIQNHLDDLQKELSYLQKVRNLAVFPPQMQRNILEGLTRQNHAYETLAIVNEDLEITSAIAPYTAENPRKIISSLIQQTDVLAAIQENKRYVDRIELNESLQLLEMTLVLPLQDDSGQPQGSLISVINLEFLNGIVARTEIGETGYMYIIDNQNRILVRQKHPIDLHEEKDGIAILNNVELIQRLSRRNSGHMSTYQGLRGIDVLGISSFIYGVNWRVVVELPLEEIYAPLRGLIIAKIVVLLVAIALSIFASIKIARLLISPLQSLTQAANSISQGNFSTQLIARQDNEWGVLEPIYKERIKEKPEEKSDR; encoded by the coding sequence ATGTCGATTGAACGTTTATTGCGCTCTAGTCTGATTGCTTTGGTCGGACTCAATCTGATTATTGTTGGCGGGATTTCCACAGGATTGGTTAGAAATTTACAGGAAGAAAAAACACGAGAATTACAACAAGAAAGGGTATGGGCGATCGCCCGGGATATCCAAAATCACTTAGATGACCTCCAAAAAGAACTGAGTTATTTGCAAAAAGTGCGAAATCTAGCGGTCTTTCCACCACAAATGCAGCGCAATATCCTAGAAGGACTCACTCGACAAAATCATGCTTATGAAACCCTCGCAATTGTCAATGAGGATCTCGAAATAACCAGCGCGATCGCTCCTTATACGGCTGAAAACCCTAGGAAAATTATCTCAAGTCTAATTCAACAAACCGATGTGCTGGCCGCAATACAAGAAAACAAACGCTATGTCGATCGCATTGAACTCAACGAAAGTTTGCAGTTGTTAGAAATGACCTTAGTTCTTCCTCTGCAAGATGACAGCGGTCAACCTCAAGGTAGCTTGATTTCAGTCATTAACTTAGAGTTTCTCAATGGAATTGTCGCCAGAACAGAGATTGGCGAAACCGGTTATATGTATATTATCGATAATCAAAATCGCATTTTAGTTCGCCAGAAGCATCCTATAGATTTGCACGAGGAAAAAGATGGGATAGCAATCTTAAATAATGTCGAGTTAATTCAAAGACTGAGTAGAAGAAATTCCGGTCATATGTCCACATATCAAGGACTTCGAGGTATCGATGTTTTAGGTATTAGCTCTTTTATTTATGGCGTCAATTGGCGTGTCGTTGTCGAACTTCCGTTAGAGGAAATTTATGCTCCACTGCGCGGTCTAATTATAGCAAAGATTGTCGTCCTGCTCGTTGCGATCGCGCTTTCTATTTTTGCCAGCATTAAAATTGCCCGATTGCTCATTTCTCCGCTGCAGTCTCTCACCCAAGCGGCAAATTCTATCAGTCAAGGAAATTTTTCCACGCAATTGATCGCTCGGCAAGATAATGAATGGGGAGTCTTAGAGCCTATTTATAAAGAAAGAATAAAGGAAAAACCCGAAGAGAAGAGCGATCGGTAA
- a CDS encoding transposase — protein MYPSNLTDQQWEIIRPLIPDAKTGGRPRTTDMRAICDGIFYHLKTGCQWAYLPKEFPPYSTVYKYYRQWQKKRVW, from the coding sequence ATGTACCCCAGTAACTTAACTGACCAACAGTGGGAAATTATTCGTCCTCTCATTCCCGATGCCAAAACCGGTGGAAGACCCCGAACTACTGATATGAGGGCTATCTGTGATGGGATTTTCTATCATCTGAAAACAGGCTGTCAGTGGGCATATCTTCCGAAAGAATTTCCTCCCTATTCAACCGTGTATAAATACTATCGACAATGGCAGAAGAAAAGAGTCTGGA
- a CDS encoding ABC transporter substrate-binding protein, translating to MLNVQPQWNRRQFLKSSSLFWASLGISVGATGCDSLPFARSKHYQPSSDRIVKTGYLPITDASPLLAAYDKGFYRLEGLEALPPQRYRSWAALSQAFINREVNVVHLLMPLTIWMRYGLNVPGKVVAWNHTNGSAITVLPEIESPYELGGQTIAIPSWYSLHNIILQILLREVGLKTTVKPSHLDLKPDEIRLVVLSPIEMFSALSKRNIAGYIVAEPYNSVAENAGVGKILRLTGDIWKDHGCCVVFMHEEDIIEDRQWTQKVVNAIVKSQRWSRNHRLELAHILSVEGSQYIPYPISVLEQVLTSYDRDYYTRTGAMLHPQWRSHRIDFQPYPFPSYTQSLVQALQQTFINDNTTFLAQLSPDRVALDLVEDSFVKAALEDTKSMEVFGLSTNFSRDEIIQI from the coding sequence CTCGGAATATCTGTAGGCGCTACAGGATGCGACTCGCTCCCATTTGCTCGTTCCAAACATTACCAACCCTCGAGCGATCGTATCGTGAAAACTGGTTATCTTCCGATTACAGATGCTTCGCCTTTACTTGCTGCTTACGATAAAGGTTTTTATCGCTTGGAAGGTCTCGAAGCTTTGCCTCCCCAAAGATACCGTTCTTGGGCTGCCTTATCTCAAGCCTTTATTAACCGAGAGGTGAATGTGGTTCACCTACTAATGCCACTTACCATCTGGATGCGCTACGGTCTCAATGTCCCCGGAAAAGTAGTAGCTTGGAATCATACTAATGGTTCTGCCATTACCGTGCTCCCAGAAATCGAATCTCCCTATGAGTTGGGCGGACAAACCATCGCGATTCCGTCTTGGTATTCTTTGCATAATATTATCTTACAAATTTTATTGCGCGAAGTAGGATTAAAAACAACTGTTAAACCATCTCATCTGGACTTAAAGCCCGATGAAATACGCCTAGTAGTACTTTCTCCAATTGAGATGTTCTCTGCTCTCTCGAAAAGAAATATTGCTGGGTATATTGTGGCAGAGCCTTATAACTCGGTTGCAGAAAATGCTGGTGTGGGAAAAATTTTGCGTCTCACGGGAGATATCTGGAAAGATCATGGCTGTTGCGTTGTCTTTATGCATGAAGAGGATATTATTGAAGATCGTCAGTGGACGCAAAAGGTGGTGAATGCGATCGTTAAATCTCAGCGATGGTCGCGCAATCATCGTCTAGAGCTAGCCCACATTCTTTCCGTAGAGGGAAGTCAATATATTCCTTATCCTATCTCGGTATTAGAGCAAGTTTTAACTTCTTACGATCGCGATTACTATACTCGCACGGGAGCCATGCTTCATCCCCAATGGCGATCGCATCGCATTGACTTCCAACCTTATCCATTTCCCTCGTATACCCAATCTCTCGTACAAGCACTGCAACAGACATTTATCAATGATAATACGACTTTCTTAGCGCAACTCTCCCCCGATCGCGTTGCTCTAGATTTAGTTGAAGATTCCTTTGTAAAAGCTGCATTAGAAGACACGAAAAGTATGGAAGTCTTCGGGTTATCCACTAACTTTTCGCGTGACGAAATTATCCAGATTTGA